From Deinococcus aquaticus, one genomic window encodes:
- a CDS encoding [LysW]-lysine hydrolase — translation MSSEDTGAAQDARDLLIRTVQIASLSGQEGPVADFLSGWMAARGFTARVDEAGNAVGERGSGPLTVALLGHMDTVPGEIPVRVDEAGVLHGRGSVDAKGPLCAFMAAVATLPPGALAAARFVVIGATEEEAPSSRGARHIREVLQPDVVLIGEPSGWEGLTLGYKGRLVVKAGAQRENFHTAGEGSSAGDDLTEAWFRVRAWAATAGEAGGVFGGVQATVQDITAGTDGLTQQARGTFGLRLPPAVSPEEAEATIRELLADLDSVTLTFTGHESAVRHARDNALTRAMRVAIRAQGGLPVFKVKTGTSDMNVVAAHWPVPTLAYGPGDSALDHTPEERLDLAEYDRAVAVLREALTRLATGWTASVGTDVRPD, via the coding sequence ATGTCGAGTGAGGACACCGGCGCGGCGCAGGACGCGCGTGACCTGCTGATCCGCACCGTGCAGATCGCGTCGCTGTCCGGGCAGGAGGGGCCGGTGGCGGACTTCCTGAGCGGTTGGATGGCCGCGCGGGGCTTCACAGCGCGGGTGGATGAGGCCGGGAACGCCGTGGGCGAGCGTGGCAGCGGTCCGCTGACCGTGGCGCTGCTGGGGCACATGGACACCGTGCCGGGCGAGATTCCGGTGCGGGTGGACGAGGCGGGCGTGCTGCACGGACGCGGCAGTGTGGACGCCAAAGGACCGCTGTGCGCGTTCATGGCGGCCGTGGCGACCCTGCCGCCCGGGGCGCTGGCGGCGGCGCGCTTCGTGGTGATCGGCGCGACCGAGGAGGAAGCGCCGAGCAGCCGGGGCGCTCGGCACATCCGGGAGGTCCTGCAGCCCGACGTGGTCCTGATCGGCGAGCCGAGCGGCTGGGAGGGCCTGACGCTGGGCTACAAGGGCCGGCTGGTCGTGAAGGCCGGGGCGCAGCGCGAGAACTTCCACACGGCCGGCGAGGGCAGCAGCGCCGGGGACGACCTGACCGAGGCGTGGTTCCGCGTGCGCGCCTGGGCGGCCACGGCGGGCGAGGCGGGCGGCGTGTTCGGCGGGGTGCAGGCAACCGTGCAGGACATCACGGCCGGCACGGACGGCCTGACGCAGCAGGCGCGCGGCACCTTCGGGTTGCGCCTGCCGCCCGCCGTGAGCCCTGAGGAGGCCGAGGCGACCATCCGCGAGTTGCTGGCCGACCTGGACAGCGTGACCCTGACCTTCACCGGCCATGAGAGCGCCGTGCGGCATGCCAGGGACAACGCGCTGACGCGGGCCATGCGGGTCGCGATCCGCGCGCAGGGTGGATTGCCCGTGTTCAAGGTCAAGACCGGCACGAGTGACATGAACGTGGTGGCCGCGCACTGGCCGGTGCCCACGCTGGCCTACGGGCCGGGCGACAGCGCGCTGGATCACACGCCCGAGGAACGCCTGGATCTCGCGGAGTACGACCGCGCCGTGGCCGTGCTGCGTGAGGCCCTGACGCGACTGGCGACCGGCTGGACGGCCAGCGTGGGCACGGACGTCCGGCCGGACTGA
- the murA gene encoding UDP-N-acetylglucosamine 1-carboxyvinyltransferase, protein MQLTPLHVQGGRQLSGEITVQHSKNAALPIIVASLLSSEKVTLHGIPRLSDVSTILDLLAHIGTQHAWVGENSLELHTPEILNTDAPYALVSKMRASFIVMGPILARAGHATVSMPGGCAWGPRPVDQHVKALRALGAQVSEDGGNFEATRQGSLNGQFIFELLTVGGTHNAVLASVLGDGVVTLENASIDTDVVDMIEFLNSLGADIQGAGTNTITVRGVSALRGGTYTVIPDRIEAGTFMMLAAATRSRLILNNVRPDHLRAVTGKLQEMGVDILEDGTRMIVDATNRELSPVNLTTQSYPGFPTDLQPQMSALLATVAGTSVVQDPVYPDRLTHVAELSRMGANITVSGYTQVIQGGPLHAAPVKAADLRAGAALFIAGLTCEGDTIIDGVQYLNRGYERLAERLRGIGGNVTQNDQSLALAMD, encoded by the coding sequence ATGCAACTGACCCCACTGCACGTCCAGGGCGGCCGCCAACTGAGCGGAGAAATCACCGTTCAACACAGCAAGAATGCCGCGCTGCCCATCATCGTGGCCAGCCTCCTGAGCAGTGAAAAGGTCACCCTGCACGGCATTCCGCGCCTCAGTGACGTCAGCACCATCCTGGACCTGCTGGCCCACATCGGCACGCAGCACGCCTGGGTGGGCGAGAACAGCCTCGAACTGCACACCCCCGAGATCCTGAACACCGACGCGCCCTACGCACTGGTCAGCAAGATGCGCGCCAGCTTCATCGTCATGGGCCCCATCCTGGCCCGCGCCGGGCACGCGACCGTCTCCATGCCCGGCGGCTGCGCCTGGGGACCCCGCCCCGTCGACCAGCACGTCAAGGCCCTGCGCGCCCTGGGAGCCCAGGTCAGCGAGGACGGCGGCAACTTCGAAGCGACCCGCCAGGGCAGCCTGAACGGACAGTTCATCTTCGAACTGCTGACCGTGGGCGGCACGCACAACGCCGTCCTGGCCAGCGTGCTCGGTGACGGCGTGGTCACGCTGGAGAACGCCAGCATCGACACCGACGTGGTCGACATGATCGAGTTCCTGAACAGCCTCGGGGCCGACATTCAGGGCGCTGGAACGAACACCATCACCGTGCGCGGCGTCAGCGCCCTGCGCGGCGGCACGTATACCGTCATTCCCGACCGTATCGAGGCCGGCACGTTCATGATGCTGGCCGCCGCCACCCGCAGCCGCCTGATCCTGAACAACGTACGCCCCGACCACCTGCGCGCCGTGACCGGCAAGTTGCAGGAAATGGGCGTGGACATCCTCGAGGACGGCACCCGCATGATCGTGGACGCCACGAACCGCGAACTGAGCCCCGTGAACCTGACCACCCAGAGCTACCCCGGCTTCCCCACCGACCTGCAACCCCAGATGAGCGCCCTGCTGGCCACCGTTGCCGGCACCAGCGTCGTGCAGGACCCCGTGTACCCGGACCGCCTGACGCACGTGGCCGAACTGAGCCGCATGGGCGCCAACATCACCGTCAGCGGCTACACCCAGGTCATTCAGGGCGGCCCACTGCACGCCGCGCCCGTCAAGGCCGCCGACCTGCGCGCCGGGGCCGCGCTGTTCATCGCGGGCCTCACCTGCGAGGGCGACACCATCATCGACGGCGTGCAGTACCTGAACCGCGGCTACGAACGCCTCGCCGAGCGCCTGCGCGGCATCGGCGGGAACGTCACCCAGAACGACCAGAGCCTCGCGCTCGCCATGGACTGA
- a CDS encoding aldo/keto reductase has translation MEQRDFGTTGLRVSALGLGAGQIGDAALTEEHVGTLLNRAVDRGVTLIDTARGYGLSEERIGRHLSYRRHEFILSSKGGYGADGADDWTPQAIRLGIEQALTRLRCDWIDIFHLHSCPPDTLRREDLLGALDDARAAGLIRVAAYSGENEALAWAAQSGRFGSLETSVNLADQWSRHQVLPTAHDAGLGVIAKRPIANAAWRFVQRPAGDYAETYWERLGLLDLNGVREAAGLDWTQFALRFSAYAPGVHSAIVGTASIENLERNVRVVQEGPLPLDVLTHIEAAWRAHGTDWGGEV, from the coding sequence ATGGAGCAACGGGACTTTGGAACGACCGGCCTGCGCGTCTCGGCGCTGGGCCTGGGGGCCGGGCAGATCGGGGACGCGGCGCTGACCGAGGAGCACGTGGGCACGCTGCTGAACCGCGCGGTGGACCGGGGCGTGACCCTGATCGACACGGCGCGCGGCTACGGCCTCAGCGAGGAACGCATCGGGCGGCACCTGTCGTACCGGCGGCACGAGTTCATCCTCAGCAGCAAGGGCGGATACGGCGCGGACGGCGCCGACGACTGGACACCGCAGGCGATCCGCCTGGGCATCGAGCAGGCCCTGACGCGGCTGCGCTGCGACTGGATCGACATCTTCCACCTGCACTCCTGCCCGCCCGACACGCTGCGCCGCGAGGACCTGCTGGGCGCACTGGACGACGCCCGCGCCGCTGGCCTGATTCGCGTGGCGGCGTACAGCGGCGAGAACGAGGCCCTGGCCTGGGCCGCGCAGTCCGGCCGCTTCGGCAGCCTGGAAACCAGCGTCAACCTCGCCGATCAGTGGAGCCGGCATCAGGTGCTGCCTACCGCGCACGACGCAGGGCTGGGCGTGATCGCCAAGCGGCCCATCGCGAACGCCGCGTGGCGCTTCGTGCAGCGTCCGGCCGGTGACTACGCCGAAACGTACTGGGAGCGGCTGGGCCTGCTCGACCTGAACGGCGTGCGCGAGGCCGCCGGACTGGACTGGACGCAGTTCGCGCTGCGCTTCAGCGCCTACGCGCCGGGCGTGCACAGCGCCATCGTGGGCACCGCCAGCATCGAGAACCTGGAACGCAACGTCCGCGTCGTGCAGGAAGGCCCGCTGCCACTGGACGTCCTGACGCACATCGAGGCCGCGTGGCGCGCGCACGGCACGGACTGGGGCGGCGAGGTCTGA
- a CDS encoding YifB family Mg chelatase-like AAA ATPase, whose protein sequence is MLARARSVALIGVDAVPVEVEVDVSPGLPAFTVVGLPDQAVSEARERVRAAVRNAGLPFPAARITVNLAPADLRKEGPLYDLPIALGLLAAQDLLPAAALAGTLVAGELALDGSLRPISGAVNLALLAAQLGLPALLPLGNAPEAALIEGVPVFGASTLAEAARHLGGSHPLPVTPPPEAQVLEDTLLDLADLKGQSGARRALEIAVAGGHNLLMVGSPGSGKTMLARRAPGLLPPLTRAEALEVTRIHSAAGLLASRGRLNLGAPFRAPHHTVSDAGLIGGGGVPRPGEVSLAHRGLLFLDEFPEFSRKALETLRQPLEDGTVVISRARATVQYPARFQLIAAMNPCPCGHLGDPEKACVCTPSERMRYAARLSGPLLDRIDLTVRVPRLTVEELTRAPEPEPSAPVRSRVAAARERMLDRQGGRNADLGGQALRQHAPLAAGPEGFARAAAKQLGLTGRGYDRLLRVARTVADLAGSPDIREAHLAEAVTYRPRDLGTG, encoded by the coding sequence ATGCTGGCCCGCGCCCGCAGTGTCGCGTTGATCGGCGTGGACGCCGTTCCGGTCGAGGTCGAAGTGGACGTCTCGCCGGGCCTGCCGGCCTTCACGGTGGTGGGGCTGCCGGATCAGGCGGTCAGCGAGGCGCGTGAGCGGGTGCGGGCCGCCGTGCGGAACGCGGGCCTGCCGTTCCCGGCGGCGCGCATCACGGTGAACCTCGCCCCGGCGGACCTGCGCAAGGAGGGGCCGCTGTACGACCTGCCCATCGCGCTGGGGCTGCTGGCCGCGCAGGACCTGCTGCCGGCGGCGGCGCTGGCGGGCACGCTGGTGGCGGGTGAACTGGCGCTGGACGGCAGCCTGCGGCCCATCTCGGGCGCGGTGAATCTGGCGCTGCTGGCGGCGCAGCTGGGGTTGCCGGCGCTGCTGCCCCTGGGGAACGCACCCGAGGCGGCGCTGATCGAGGGCGTACCGGTGTTCGGGGCGAGCACCCTGGCGGAGGCGGCCCGGCACCTGGGCGGCTCCCACCCGCTGCCGGTCACGCCTCCGCCGGAGGCGCAGGTGCTGGAGGACACGCTGCTGGACCTCGCGGACCTCAAGGGCCAGAGCGGGGCGCGCCGGGCGCTGGAGATCGCCGTGGCGGGCGGGCATAACCTGCTGATGGTCGGGTCGCCCGGCAGCGGGAAGACCATGCTGGCGCGCCGCGCGCCGGGTCTGCTGCCGCCCCTGACGCGCGCCGAGGCGCTGGAGGTCACGCGGATTCACTCGGCGGCGGGGCTGCTGGCGTCGCGGGGCCGCCTGAACCTGGGCGCGCCGTTCCGAGCGCCGCACCACACGGTCTCGGATGCCGGGCTGATCGGTGGGGGCGGCGTGCCCCGGCCCGGCGAGGTCAGCCTCGCGCACCGGGGCCTGCTGTTCCTGGATGAATTTCCGGAGTTCAGCCGCAAGGCCCTGGAGACGCTGCGGCAACCGCTGGAGGACGGCACGGTCGTGATCAGCCGCGCGCGGGCGACCGTGCAGTACCCGGCACGCTTTCAGCTGATTGCGGCCATGAACCCCTGCCCGTGCGGGCACCTGGGCGACCCGGAGAAGGCCTGCGTGTGCACGCCGTCCGAACGGATGCGGTACGCGGCGAGGCTGTCGGGGCCGCTGCTGGACCGCATCGACCTGACCGTGCGGGTGCCCCGCCTGACCGTGGAAGAACTGACGCGCGCGCCCGAACCGGAACCGAGCGCCCCGGTGCGCTCACGGGTGGCGGCGGCCCGCGAGCGCATGCTGGACCGGCAGGGGGGCAGGAATGCCGACCTGGGTGGACAGGCCCTGCGGCAGCACGCGCCGCTGGCCGCCGGTCCCGAGGGCTTTGCGCGGGCCGCCGCGAAACAACTGGGCCTGACCGGGCGCGGGTACGACCGCCTGCTACGCGTGGCCCGCACGGTCGCGGATCTTGCGGGCAGCCCCGACATCCGCGAGGCGCATCTGGCCGAGGCGGTCACGTACCGGCCGCGCGACCTGGGCACCGGCTGA
- the tatA gene encoding twin-arginine translocase TatA/TatE family subunit — protein sequence MPNLGPGELIVILLVALVVFGPRKLPELGKSLGAGLREFRKSTQSLKDGLDGTLNDGPPGAAPVQTIHAPQAVAVPAAQAAAPASDVQPAPTPVAQTPAAPSATVQASNVVPQPVAPAPAVSVVKENTPG from the coding sequence ATGCCCAATCTTGGTCCCGGTGAACTGATCGTTATTCTGCTGGTCGCGCTGGTCGTGTTCGGCCCGCGCAAACTGCCCGAACTGGGCAAGAGTCTGGGCGCCGGCTTGCGCGAGTTCCGCAAAAGCACCCAGAGTCTCAAAGATGGCCTGGACGGCACCCTGAACGACGGGCCTCCTGGCGCGGCTCCGGTGCAGACCATTCACGCGCCGCAGGCCGTGGCCGTTCCGGCGGCCCAGGCGGCCGCGCCCGCCAGCGACGTGCAGCCCGCGCCGACGCCAGTTGCACAGACGCCAGCCGCGCCGTCCGCCACCGTGCAGGCCAGTAACGTGGTGCCGCAGCCGGTCGCTCCGGCGCCGGCCGTGTCGGTCGTCAAGGAGAACACGCCCGGCTGA
- a CDS encoding LysM peptidoglycan-binding domain-containing protein: MPSLPVHHPARHVRRTSLSALLSVLLGASVAAAQGNPPSAGPLPGSPGAPATSQPAPFPADLRGLGSVTVQPGDTAFSLARRAGLSVETLLTLNGLGTPDLRVGQVLRLRTEPPAAPLHRVQSGETLYALARRYGVSVDALLAGNDLPPGTVLKVGQVLRLPAGAHDQGALPSPLPAPAAAPLPAGVGGSPFLPGVPPQVAPVLHPAQEMPRVQRDGPPDPASTQGTLAGPPARDWREAAMTLLGTPYRFGGETPGGTDCSGFVRLVFTPLGVNLPRVSADQAQAGRPVADRDLLPGDLLFFDTEGQGRVSHVGIYLGGDEFVSANSYQGRVSVDRLHSDRYWGPRYLWARRVLEGPAALAR; this comes from the coding sequence ATGCCTTCCCTGCCAGTCCACCACCCCGCCCGCCACGTGCGCCGCACCTCGCTGAGCGCGCTGCTGTCGGTGCTGCTGGGGGCCTCGGTGGCCGCCGCGCAGGGCAACCCGCCGTCAGCAGGCCCGCTGCCGGGCAGTCCGGGTGCGCCCGCCACTTCCCAGCCCGCGCCCTTCCCGGCGGACCTGCGCGGCCTGGGCAGCGTGACGGTGCAGCCGGGCGACACGGCCTTCAGTCTGGCGCGCCGGGCGGGCCTCAGCGTGGAAACCCTGCTGACCCTGAACGGCCTGGGCACCCCGGATCTGCGGGTCGGGCAGGTGCTCCGGCTGCGGACCGAGCCGCCAGCCGCGCCGCTTCACCGCGTGCAGTCCGGCGAGACGCTGTACGCCCTGGCGCGCCGCTACGGCGTCAGTGTGGACGCCCTGCTGGCCGGGAACGACCTGCCGCCCGGCACCGTCCTGAAGGTCGGGCAGGTGCTGCGGCTACCGGCCGGCGCGCACGATCAGGGCGCGCTGCCTTCCCCGCTGCCGGCACCGGCCGCCGCGCCCCTGCCGGCCGGTGTGGGCGGCTCGCCGTTCCTGCCGGGCGTCCCGCCGCAGGTCGCGCCAGTCCTGCACCCCGCCCAGGAGATGCCGCGCGTGCAGAGGGACGGGCCGCCCGACCCGGCCAGCACCCAGGGAACGCTGGCGGGACCGCCCGCGCGCGACTGGCGCGAGGCGGCGATGACCCTGCTGGGAACCCCCTACCGCTTCGGGGGCGAAACGCCAGGCGGAACGGATTGCAGCGGCTTCGTGCGGCTGGTCTTCACGCCGCTGGGCGTGAATCTGCCGCGCGTCAGCGCCGATCAGGCGCAGGCGGGGCGGCCGGTCGCGGACCGTGACCTGCTCCCTGGCGACCTGCTGTTCTTCGACACGGAAGGTCAGGGGCGCGTGTCGCACGTGGGCATCTACCTGGGCGGCGACGAGTTCGTCAGTGCCAACAGTTACCAGGGGAGGGTCAGCGTGGACCGCCTGCACAGCGACCGGTACTGGGGCCCCCGCTACCTGTGGGCGCGGCGCGTCCTGGAAGGCCCGGCCGCCCTGGCCCGCTAG
- a CDS encoding SLC13 family permease — protein MDPILILLILFVAALVLFATEWLPVDVTALGLLSALLLLGLLKPREAFAGFGSDTVLTLASLFILTRVLLRAGVIEWIGVTLARRSRNATATLRALLGTVAGVSAFTSNTATTAVFLPVVAGMSRRAGIPASRALMPLAFASILGGTVTVIGTSTNLVVSGALPGAGQKPLGFFELAWVGLPVAVVGLAYLFFIAPRLLPARDAQLEESLRAYLADLTVVAGSPLAGQTLRETGLGRDHGLTVVAVRRGEQATQYGPGPDFRVQEGDTLTVEGPTERILAGKSTLGVISKSEQKLGQDEGGAVRLVEAVVMPGSPLLGRTLKEARFRERYGASVLALHRRARNVERLGRLRIQVGDVLMVQGGADRIDSLGEHLVVLGDLTERQRDLRRAPLALLLFGGAVILGGLGVVPLAVAVVVAVALSLMFRLITPEEAYGSVEWPVIILVACMLAFGTAFEDSGAARALTGALAGVLEPLGPYGLLGALFLVTVLLTQPMSNQAAALVMLPLAIGTAKALGYDPRPFIIGITVAASNSFITPLEPSCMLVYGPGRYTFMDFVRVGSGLTVVTFVVALLIIPRVWPF, from the coding sequence ATGGACCCCATCCTGATCCTGCTGATTCTGTTCGTTGCCGCGCTGGTGCTGTTCGCCACCGAGTGGCTCCCGGTGGACGTGACCGCGCTGGGCCTGCTCTCGGCGCTGCTGCTGCTGGGCCTGCTCAAGCCCAGGGAGGCCTTCGCGGGTTTCGGGAGCGACACGGTCCTGACCCTGGCCTCACTGTTCATCCTGACGCGGGTGCTGCTGCGCGCCGGGGTGATCGAGTGGATCGGCGTGACCCTGGCCCGCCGTTCCAGGAACGCCACGGCCACGCTGCGCGCCCTGCTGGGCACCGTGGCGGGCGTCAGCGCCTTTACCAGCAACACCGCCACGACCGCCGTGTTCCTGCCGGTCGTGGCGGGCATGTCCCGCCGCGCCGGGATTCCCGCCAGCCGCGCGCTGATGCCCCTGGCGTTCGCCAGCATCCTGGGCGGCACGGTCACCGTGATCGGCACGAGTACCAACCTGGTGGTGTCGGGCGCGCTGCCCGGCGCGGGCCAGAAACCACTGGGTTTCTTCGAGCTGGCCTGGGTGGGGTTGCCGGTCGCGGTGGTTGGCCTGGCGTACCTGTTCTTCATCGCGCCGCGCCTGCTGCCCGCCCGTGACGCTCAACTGGAAGAGTCGTTGCGGGCGTACCTCGCGGACCTGACGGTCGTGGCGGGCAGTCCGCTGGCCGGGCAGACCCTGCGGGAAACCGGACTGGGCCGCGATCACGGCCTGACCGTGGTGGCCGTGCGGCGCGGCGAACAGGCCACGCAGTACGGCCCGGGACCGGACTTCCGGGTGCAGGAGGGCGACACCCTGACCGTCGAGGGGCCCACCGAGCGCATCCTGGCCGGCAAGAGCACGCTGGGCGTGATCAGCAAGAGCGAGCAGAAACTCGGGCAGGACGAGGGCGGCGCGGTGCGGCTGGTCGAGGCGGTCGTCATGCCCGGCTCGCCACTGCTGGGCCGCACCCTGAAAGAAGCGCGGTTCCGCGAGCGGTACGGGGCGTCCGTGCTGGCCCTGCACCGCCGCGCGCGGAACGTCGAGCGGCTGGGCCGCCTGCGCATTCAGGTGGGCGACGTGCTGATGGTGCAGGGCGGCGCGGACCGCATCGATTCGCTGGGCGAGCATCTGGTCGTCCTGGGCGACCTGACCGAGCGGCAGCGGGACCTGCGCCGCGCGCCCCTGGCCCTGCTGCTGTTCGGCGGGGCCGTGATCCTGGGCGGGCTGGGCGTCGTGCCGCTGGCCGTGGCGGTGGTCGTGGCGGTCGCCCTGAGCCTGATGTTCCGCCTGATCACGCCCGAGGAAGCGTACGGGTCGGTGGAGTGGCCGGTGATCATTCTGGTGGCGTGCATGCTGGCCTTCGGCACGGCCTTCGAGGACAGCGGCGCGGCCCGAGCGCTGACCGGCGCGCTGGCCGGCGTGCTGGAACCGCTGGGACCGTACGGACTGCTGGGCGCGCTGTTCCTGGTGACGGTGCTGCTGACGCAGCCCATGAGTAATCAGGCGGCGGCGCTGGTCATGCTGCCGCTGGCCATCGGGACGGCCAAGGCGCTGGGGTACGACCCGCGGCCCTTCATCATCGGGATCACGGTGGCGGCCAGTAACTCGTTCATCACGCCGCTGGAACCGTCGTGCATGCTGGTGTACGGGCCGGGGCGGTACACCTTCATGGATTTCGTGCGGGTCGGGTCAGGCCTGACGGTCGTGACCTTCGTGGTGGCCCTGCTGATTATTCCGCGCGTCTGGCCGTTCTGA
- a CDS encoding MFS transporter, protein MITRAQAWRARTFSALRHPNYRRYWFSQLLSLTGSWMQATAQQYLVLELSGGSSSALGWVTAAQFMPSLLLSLFAGAVIDRVPRRRVLLLTQVTLLLTATALAVTTHLGVVTLPLVMVIAFLSGCANAFDMPARQSMVVDFVPRSDVPNAVALNSLSFNVSRTVGQALFGVIAALGVTLLAGGNAGDISRLALPFYLNVASFFVVLYVIATLPFPARDAGPRGSMAEDVREGLRYVRGTPAVRNVMLLVGALSLTTINFNVIIPYYARVVFDAREATFGALSAAFGIGAMAGALWQASRPNPLRNLRIGAVILTLSAVALAFTPGPALAFPVLAACGFGMLTLLVSANSSVQLTIPDALRGRVMSLYSFVLVGMGPPGALIASSLISRTGPLGPRLGLITLAALGAVAIAALWSRLPRTPAPTTPTTPTSEPRTPPAATDRG, encoded by the coding sequence GTGATCACCCGCGCCCAGGCGTGGCGCGCCCGGACCTTCAGCGCCCTGCGCCACCCCAACTACCGCCGTTACTGGTTCTCGCAGCTGCTGTCCCTGACCGGCTCGTGGATGCAGGCCACCGCGCAGCAGTACCTCGTGCTGGAACTCTCGGGCGGCAGCAGCAGCGCCCTGGGCTGGGTGACGGCCGCGCAGTTCATGCCCAGCCTGCTGCTCTCGCTGTTCGCCGGGGCCGTGATCGACCGCGTGCCGCGCCGCCGGGTGCTGCTGCTCACCCAGGTCACGTTGCTCCTGACCGCCACCGCGCTGGCCGTCACCACCCACCTGGGCGTGGTCACGCTGCCGCTGGTGATGGTCATCGCGTTCCTGTCGGGCTGCGCGAACGCCTTCGACATGCCTGCCCGGCAGAGCATGGTCGTGGACTTCGTGCCCAGAAGTGACGTGCCGAACGCCGTGGCCCTGAACAGCCTGTCGTTCAACGTGAGCCGCACGGTCGGGCAGGCGCTGTTCGGCGTGATCGCCGCGCTGGGCGTGACCCTGCTGGCCGGCGGGAACGCCGGGGACATCTCGCGGCTGGCCCTGCCGTTCTACCTGAACGTCGCGTCGTTCTTCGTGGTGCTGTACGTGATCGCCACGCTGCCCTTCCCGGCCCGCGACGCTGGCCCGCGCGGCAGCATGGCCGAGGACGTCCGCGAGGGCCTGCGCTACGTGCGCGGCACGCCCGCCGTGCGCAACGTCATGCTGCTGGTCGGCGCGCTCAGCCTGACCACCATCAACTTCAACGTGATCATCCCCTACTACGCCCGCGTGGTGTTTGACGCGCGCGAGGCCACCTTCGGCGCGCTGTCCGCCGCGTTCGGCATCGGCGCGATGGCCGGCGCGCTGTGGCAGGCCAGCCGCCCCAACCCGCTGCGGAACCTGCGGATCGGGGCGGTCATCCTGACCCTCAGCGCCGTGGCCCTGGCCTTCACGCCCGGCCCGGCCCTGGCGTTCCCGGTCCTGGCCGCCTGCGGGTTCGGGATGCTGACCCTGCTGGTCAGCGCGAACAGCAGCGTGCAACTCACCATCCCCGACGCCCTGCGCGGCCGCGTGATGAGCCTGTACTCCTTCGTGCTGGTCGGCATGGGCCCCCCCGGCGCCCTGATCGCCAGCAGCCTGATCAGCCGCACCGGCCCGCTCGGGCCGCGCCTGGGCCTGATCACCCTGGCCGCGCTGGGCGCCGTGGCCATCGCCGCGCTCTGGAGCCGCCTGCCCCGCACGCCCGCCCCCACCACCCCCACCACCCCGACCAGCGAACCGCGCACCCCACCGGCAGCCACCGACCGGGGATAG
- a CDS encoding transcriptional regulator, with protein sequence MPKKERKRLQVVISDEQDALLTRTAYELSSPERLISKSEVVRLAIEKIARELGEGENLEQYRAILDTDELTDS encoded by the coding sequence ATGCCCAAGAAGGAACGTAAACGCCTGCAGGTGGTCATCAGCGACGAACAGGACGCCCTGCTGACCCGCACGGCCTATGAACTGTCCAGCCCGGAACGACTGATCAGCAAGAGTGAAGTCGTGCGCCTGGCCATCGAGAAGATCGCGCGGGAACTGGGTGAGGGTGAGAACCTCGAACAGTACCGGGCCATTCTGGACACCGACGAACTGACCGACAGCTGA